A single genomic interval of bacterium harbors:
- a CDS encoding ATP-dependent RecD-like DNA helicase → MNIVVNQATQTGDVKEQPVEIVGVVERVLFANAQTGFTVCYIKPEGQVEKVTACGLLSTVHQGNIVQATGCWVQHPKFGRQFSVDSYSISLPSSAVGIEKYLASGLIKGIGPTYAQRLVSFFGTRTLEVIDKTPEQLASVPGIGPKRQKEIIAGWAQQKEVAHIMVFLQEKGVSSTYAVKIYKAYKQQAIELMLENPYRIAEDIWGIGFAIADTIAQKLSVAPDSVKRFRAALLHVLSTSTQNGHVYVELESLKKATAELLSLDVAISASKVKIVLHDLYNEEKIKLVSKGQEHFIALAFHYKAEKGIADLLLELQKATSFLNIDQNKLYELLRTDQKNGAQLHEQQQKGVMSVFTCNVTIITGGPGTGKTTLVKSVLNLCDQFAVSYKLAAPTGRAAKRLTQSANRQAVTLHRLLEFDPATMQFTKNAQNALDCKLLVVDEASMIDIFLMYALLKAVARGTHLVFIGDVDQLPSVGSGNVLSDLIQSDLIPTVRLTHIFRQAHESLIVTNAHRINKGEFFVTFDETTPHAKDFYFIKEENPDTIQEHLRHVFKSVLVQKKIALDATAVLVPMNRGSVGTVALNQMLQNLLNPRSDDAIVYGSYTFKVSDRVMQIRNNYDKHVFNGDIGTVVLIDKNEKELHVQFDQLVVYDFSELDELVLAYAISIHKSQGSEYDAVIIPLFMQHYTLLQRKLLYTAVTRAKKICILIGQPKAFWTAIRNSVTQVRLTLLKDFLASNLSAR, encoded by the coding sequence ATGAACATAGTAGTTAATCAAGCAACTCAAACAGGCGATGTAAAAGAGCAACCTGTTGAAATAGTTGGTGTTGTGGAGCGAGTGCTTTTTGCAAATGCACAGACAGGTTTTACTGTCTGTTACATCAAACCTGAAGGCCAGGTTGAAAAGGTGACGGCCTGTGGTCTGTTGTCTACTGTTCATCAAGGAAATATAGTTCAAGCAACAGGGTGTTGGGTGCAACATCCGAAATTTGGCAGACAGTTTTCAGTCGATTCGTATTCGATCTCTTTGCCCTCTTCTGCTGTTGGTATTGAAAAATATTTGGCCTCCGGTCTGATAAAAGGGATAGGGCCAACGTACGCGCAGCGTTTAGTAAGTTTTTTTGGAACGCGCACGCTTGAAGTGATTGATAAAACTCCTGAACAGTTAGCTTCAGTTCCTGGAATAGGTCCCAAGCGTCAAAAAGAGATTATCGCCGGGTGGGCGCAGCAAAAAGAGGTTGCCCATATCATGGTGTTTCTTCAAGAAAAAGGAGTATCGAGTACGTATGCGGTCAAGATTTACAAAGCATACAAGCAACAGGCGATCGAACTGATGCTTGAAAATCCGTATCGCATTGCCGAAGATATCTGGGGAATCGGTTTTGCAATTGCAGACACCATCGCACAAAAACTTTCAGTTGCACCTGATTCAGTAAAACGGTTTAGAGCCGCACTTTTGCACGTGCTTTCAACCAGTACTCAAAATGGGCATGTGTACGTTGAACTTGAAAGTTTAAAGAAAGCTACTGCAGAACTTTTGAGTCTGGATGTAGCCATATCGGCATCGAAAGTTAAAATTGTCCTGCATGATCTGTATAACGAAGAAAAAATAAAGCTTGTATCCAAGGGGCAAGAGCATTTTATTGCGTTGGCTTTTCATTATAAAGCTGAAAAAGGGATCGCTGACCTGCTTTTAGAGCTCCAAAAGGCGACATCTTTTTTGAATATTGATCAGAATAAGCTCTATGAGCTGTTGCGCACCGATCAGAAAAATGGAGCCCAGCTGCATGAGCAACAGCAAAAAGGTGTCATGTCAGTTTTTACGTGCAACGTTACCATTATTACCGGTGGCCCTGGTACTGGCAAAACAACGCTTGTTAAATCGGTGTTAAACTTATGTGATCAGTTTGCTGTCTCTTATAAACTTGCCGCGCCAACGGGGCGTGCTGCAAAACGGCTTACGCAGAGCGCTAATCGTCAGGCCGTGACCCTGCACAGACTGCTTGAGTTTGACCCTGCAACCATGCAGTTTACCAAAAACGCTCAAAACGCCCTCGATTGCAAGCTGCTTGTGGTTGATGAGGCATCGATGATAGATATTTTTTTAATGTATGCACTGCTCAAGGCGGTGGCTCGTGGAACACATCTTGTTTTTATTGGAGACGTTGATCAGTTACCATCAGTCGGTTCTGGTAATGTTTTGTCTGATCTGATTCAAAGTGATCTTATTCCGACGGTGCGCTTGACTCATATTTTTCGGCAAGCACATGAAAGTTTAATTGTAACGAATGCACACAGAATAAATAAGGGTGAATTTTTTGTGACGTTTGACGAAACAACTCCTCATGCAAAAGATTTTTATTTTATAAAAGAGGAGAATCCTGATACTATTCAGGAACATTTAAGGCACGTATTTAAATCGGTTCTTGTTCAGAAAAAAATTGCATTAGATGCAACTGCAGTCTTGGTGCCAATGAATCGAGGATCGGTCGGAACCGTTGCATTAAATCAGATGCTGCAAAATCTTTTAAATCCTCGTTCTGATGATGCCATTGTGTATGGTTCTTACACATTTAAAGTTTCTGATCGAGTTATGCAGATTAGAAATAACTATGATAAGCATGTTTTCAATGGCGATATTGGCACTGTTGTGCTGATTGATAAAAATGAGAAGGAGCTGCATGTGCAGTTTGATCAGCTGGTTGTCTATGATTTTTCTGAATTAGATGAGCTGGTGCTTGCCTATGCAATTTCGATTCACAAAAGTCAGGGTTCTGAATATGATGCGGTTATCATACCATTATTCATGCAGCATTACACGCTTTTACAGCGCAAACTTTTGTATACAGCGGTGACAAGGGCAAAAAAAATCTGTATATTAATCGGGCAGCCAAAAGCTTTTTGGACCGCGATTCGCAATAGCGTTACGCAGGTTCGCCTTACTTTATTAAAAGATTTTTTGGCAAGTAATTTATCAGCACGTTAA